Proteins encoded within one genomic window of Anopheles gambiae chromosome 3, idAnoGambNW_F1_1, whole genome shotgun sequence:
- the LOC133393555 gene encoding uncharacterized protein LOC133393555 — protein sequence MNRPDALTVLNSAIIKALAQCHAAPRDPVLNATKWDIHIESAETSSPLRLLRCTIWVPMDSMRKLRTKYCLAKLKRRPKRIISDRGTCFTSNQFENFLRSNEVQHVLNATGSPQANGQVERVNRVLRPILSKLSDSYDHDDWNLHLLDAEYALNNSKHASTKFSPSVLLFGIEQRGHLIDELTEFLDERRGSTLNDLSDIRAEASANIIKSQLTNEAYFRKNHKPAAKYEVGDYVVMRNIDSNTQQNKKLIPKYKGPYIVHKVLPNDRYVIRDIEGCPITQMPYDGILESNKLKKWSEPYETVNEI from the exons ATGAACCGGCCAGATGCTTTAACTGTTCTCAATTCGGCCATTATCAAAGCGCTTGCCCAATGCCACGCCGCCCCAAGGGATCCTGTTTTAAATGCCACCAAATGGGACATACACATCGAGAGTGCCGAAACTTCCAGCCCGTTACGACTGCTGCGGTGCACCATCTGGGTTCCCATGGATTCGATGAGGAAACTGCGGACCAAATACTGCTTAGCGAAATTGAAACG CCGACCCAAACGGATAATTAGTGACCGAGGTACCTGCTTCACGTCCAACCAGTTCGAAAATTTCCTTAGATCAAATGAGGTACAGCATGTACTCAACGCTACTGGTTCACCACAAGCAAACGGACAAGTCGAAAGGGTAAACCGCGTACTTCGACCCATCCTCAGCAAACTTTCGGACTCTTATGATCACGATGATTGGAATTTGCATTTACTGGATGCTGAATATGCGTTGAATAATTCAAAGCACGCCAGTACGAAGTTTTCACCCTCAGTTCTCCTGTTTGGTATTGAACAACGGGGTCATTTAATTGATGAACTAACGGAGTTTTTAGACGAGCGTCGTGGAAGTACACTAAATGATTTAAGCGACATTCGGGCTGAAGCATCggcaaatataattaaatctCAGCTTACCAATGAGGCATATTTTCGTAAAAATCATAAACCAGCAGCTAAATATGAAGTTGGAGATTATGTAGTAATGCGGAACATTGATAGCAACACTCAGCAGAATAAGAAGTTGATTCCTAAATATAAAGGTCCGTACATAGTCCATAAGGTATTGCCTAACGATCGCTATGTCATTAGGGACATTGAGGGCTGTCCAATAACTCAGATGCCATATGATGGCATATTAGAATCAAACAAGTTGAAGAAATGGAGTGAGCCGTATGAAACCGTTAACGAAATTTGA
- the LOC1279643 gene encoding proliferating cell nuclear antigen, whose product MFEARLNASHVLKKVLDAIKDLLNEATFDCSDSGIQLQAMDNSHVSLVSLSLRSDGFDKYRCDRNLSMGMNLANMAKIMKCANNDDTLTMKAQDNADTVTFMFESQNQEKVSDYEMKLMNLDQEHLGIPETDYACVVRMPAMEFARICRDLSQFGESVVISCTKEGVKFSASGDAGSANIKLAQTSTVDKEDESVIIEMQEPVTLTFACRYLNSFTKATPLCNQVQLSMSADVPLVVEYRIPDLGHIRYYLAPKIEDDEN is encoded by the exons ATGTTCGAAGCGCGACTGAATGCTAGCCACGTTCTAAAGAAGGTCCTGGATGCCATCAAGGATCTTCTGAACGAAGCCACATTCGATTGTAGCGATTCTGGCATTCAATTGCAAGCTATGGACAACTCCCACGTTTCCCTTGTATCGCTCTCACTACGGTCCGACGGATTCGACAAGTACCGGTGTGACCGGAACTTGTCTATGGGAATGAACTTGGCCAACATGGCCAAGATTATGAAGTGTGCCAACAACGATGATACATTGACGATGAAAGCTCAGGACAATGCCGACACTGTAACTTTTATGTTCGAATCACAGAACCAAGAAAAGGTGTCCGATTACGAAATGAAGCTAATGAATCTGGACCAGGAACACTTGGGCATTCCAGAAACGGATTATGCGTGCGTTGTTCGCATGCCAGCGATGGAGTTTGCACGCATCTGTCGTGATCTGTCGCAGTTCGGCGAGTCCGTTGTCATCTCCTGCACCAAAGAAG GTGTGAAATTCTCGGCATCCGGTGATGCGGGATCGGCTAACATAAAGCTGGCGCAAACCTCGACCGTGGATAAAGAGGACGAATCGGTCATTATCGAAATGCAGGAGCCTGTGACACTCACCTTTGCCTGCCGGTACCTGAACTCCTTTACAAAAGCAACGCCACTGTGTAACCAAGTGCAGCTGTCTATGTCGGCTGACGTACCGTTGGTTGTTGAATACCGTATCCCAGACCTGGGCCACATCCGCTACTATTTAGCGCCTAAGATAGAAGACGATGAAAATTAA
- the LOC1279642 gene encoding DNA replication licensing factor Mcm6, with product MDVADAHVGQLRVRDEVGVRCQKLFLDFLEEFKEDGEIKYLKTVENLVNPDRSTLEVSFEDVENYNQTLATAIIEEYYRIFPYLCQSVSNFVRDRTSLKKSKECYVSFVDVPTRHKVRELSTSKIGTLIRISGQVVRTHPVHPELVLGTFVCLDCQTEIRDVEQQFKFTNPTICRNPVCANRRRFMLEVDKSLFIDFQKVRIQETQAELPRGCIPRSVEVILRAEMVETVQAGDRYDFTGTLIVIPDVGALQLPGAKAEIGSRHKQGDNAAEGVRGLKALGMRDLNYKMAFLACSVQVTSSRFGGTDMPMSEVTSQIMKDQMTPAEWNKVYEMSRDPRLYQNLINSLFPSIYGNDEVKRGILLMLFGGVAKTTQEKTTLRGDINVCIVGDPSTAKSQFLKQVSDFSPRAVYTSGKASSAAGLTAAVVRDEESFDFVIEAGALMLADNGICCIDEFDKMDPHDQVAIHEAMEQQTISIAKAGVRATLNARTSILAAANPIGGRYDRSKSLQQNIQLTAPIMSRFDLFFILVDECNEVVDYAIARKIVDLHSHIEHSLDQVYSREDVLRYIMFARQFKPVIQPEAMALLVENYGHLRQRDTGTTGKSTWRITVRQLESMIRLSEAMAKMECSEEVTERHVKEAYRLLNKSIIRVEQPDIHLDEEEGEENENVMDIGEETPEDTPRTNETEENDQDTPAVAKKKLTLSFEEYKNLSNMLVIHMRNEESRMESEELDREGISKTELINWYLSQVEDQLESVEELMERKVLIEKVIDRLIYHDQVIIPLKQAKLGEADQDDAGDQDVLLVVHPNYIVES from the exons ATGGATGTTGCTGATGCACATGTAGGACAGCTTCGTGTCCGCGATGAAGTGGGAGTTCGGTGCCAAAAATTGTTCCTGGATTTCCTCGAAGA GTTTAAGGAGGATGGTGAAATCAAGTACCTGAAAACGGTGGAGAATCTTGTCAATCCGGACAGATCGACACTGGAGGTCAGTTTTGAGGATGTGGAAAATTACAACCAAACATTGGCCACCGCCATCATCGAGGAGTACTATCGAATTTTTCCGTATTTGTGTCAATCGGTGTCGAACTTCGTTCGCGACAGAACCAGCTTGAAAAAATCCAAAGAATGTTACGTATCGTTTGTGGACGTACCGACGCGCCACAAGGTTCGCGAATTAAGTACGTCGAAGATAGGAACGCTGATCCGCATTTCGGGACAGGTGGTACGCACGCATCCAGTGCATCCTGAGCTGGTGTTGGGAACGTTCGTCTGCCTTGATTGTCAGACGGAAATCCGAGACGTCGAGCAACAGTTTAAGTTTACAAATCCGACCATCTGCCGGAATCCAGTTTGCGCTAATCGCCGACGCTTCATGTTGGAGGTGGATAAATCGTTGTTTATTGACTTCCAAAAGGTGCGCATTCAAGAGACGCAAGCGGAACTTCCGCGCGGATGCATCCCTCGTTCGGTTGAGGTGATTTTGCGTGCGGAAATGGTAGAAACAGTACAGGCGGGAGATCGATATGATTTCACTGGTACGCTGATTGTGATTCCGGATGTTGGAGCTCTGCAGTTGCCGGGTGCAAAGGCAGAAATAGGATCCCGCCACAAGCAGGGCGACAATGCTGCCGAAGGAGTGCGTGGACTGAAAGCACTGGGTATGCGAGATCTCAACTACAAGATGGCTTTTCTAGCCTGTTCAGTGCAGGTGACATCGTCTCGATTCGGTGGCACCGATATGCCAATGAGTGAAGTAACATCGCAAATCATGAAGGACCAAATGACGCCAGCTGAATGGAACAAAGTGTACGAAATGTCGCGCGATCCTCGACTGTACCAGAACTTGATCAACAGTCTTTTCCCATCGATTTACGGCAACGACGAGGTAAAGCGTGGGATTTTGTTGATGTTATTCGGTGGAGTAGCTAAAACTACGCAAGAAA AAACTACTCTTCGTGGCGACATCAACGTTTGCATTGTGGGCGATCCTAGTACGGCCAAGTCCCAATTTTTGAAACAAGTTTCGGACTTTTCTCCTCGTGCAGTGTACACATCGGGAAAAGCTTCGTCTGCTGCCGGTCTGACGGCGGCCGTAGTAAGAGATGAGGAAAGCTTCGACTTTGTAATCGAAGCTGGAGCGCTTATGCTGGCCGACAATGGCATTTGTTGTATTGACGAGTTTGACAAGATGGATCCACATGATCAAGTCGCGATTCACGAAGCAATGGAGCAGCAGACAATCTCTATTGCTAAAGCAGGCGTCAGGGCTACATTGAATGCGCGTACATCCATCTTAGCCGCTGCCAACCCGATTGGTGGCAGGTACGACCGGTCGAAATCGCTGCAGCAAAACATTCAACTGACTGCTCCGATTATGTCGCGTTTTGATCTGTTCTTCATTTTGGTAGACGAATGCAATGAGGTGGTAGATTATGCGATCGCAAGAAAGATTGTGGATCTGCATTCGCATATAGAACACTCGTTGGATCAGGTGTACTCGCGTGAGGACGTTCTGCGTTACATCATGTTTGCCCGTCAATTTAAACCAGTTATTCAGCCAGAGGCAATGGCACTGTTGGTCGAGAATTATGGCCATTTGCGGCAGCGAGATACCGGCACGACTGGCAAAAGCACTTGGCGAATCACTGTTCGTCAGCTTGAAAGTATGATTCGACTCAGCGAAGCAATGGCCAAAATGGAATGCAGTGAAGAGGTAACTGAACGGCACGTAAAGGAAGCGTATCGGCTATTGAACAAATCGATCATTCGAGTTGAGCAACCAGACATTCATCTGGATGAAGAGGAAGGCGAGGAAAATGAGAACGTAATGGACATCGGTGAGGAAACGCCAGAAGATACTCCCAGAACGAACGAAACCGAAGAAAACGATCAGGATACGCCGGCAGTAGCCAAGAAGAAGCTGACCCTTTCCTTTGAAGAATATAAAAATCTCTCCAACATGCTGGTCATTCACATGCGCAACGAAGAAAGCCGCATGGAGTCGGAAGAGCTTGACCGGGAAGGAATTAGTAAGACCGAATTGATCAACTGGTACCTTAGTCAGGTTGAGGATCAATTGGAATCGGTTGAAGAGTTGATGGAGAGAAAGGTTTTGATTGAGAAGGTGATCGATCGACTAATTTATCAC GATCAAGTAATCATACCTCTAAAGCAGGCGAAACTGGGCGAAGCGGACCAAGACGATGCTGGGGATCAAGATGTATTGTTAGTGGTTCACCCTAATTACATTGTTGAGAGTTAA
- the LOC133393392 gene encoding short neuropeptide F has translation MYRINLTTFTLLLVLAVGSLMSESLHPSDGAIKDLYEYLLQREYAAPVSYADHQIKRKAVRSPSLRLRFGRRSDPSVPLRPEEDELIDQKAIRAPQLRLRFGRNDPLWTSFNENALLEENFEKRAPSQRLRWGRSNLFGNLVNQFQQDDVMQQKTIRAPQLRLRFGRTDPSWAMYNEHQLTTGQQAQQANEASEKRAPTQRLRWGRSDPALAKDSSEDKALDVEESENTNADDK, from the exons ATGTATCGAATAAATCTGACCACGTTCACATTGCTGTTAGTCCTCGCGGTAGGAAGCTTGATGTCGGAGTCACTGCATCCGTCAGACG GAGCCATCAAAGATTTGTACGAATATCTTTTGCAAAGGGAATACGCAGCACCGGTATCATATGCCGATCaccaaattaaaagaaaagcgGTTCGATCTCCTTCGCTGAGGCTACGGTTTGGAAGGCGAAGTGACCCGAGCGTACCGTTACGCCCAGAG GAGGATGAGCTGATCGACCAAAAAGCAATCCGTGCACCGCAGCTACGCTTGAGGTTCGGTAGAAACGACCCGCTCTGGACATCATTTAACGAAAATGCTTTGCTCGAAGAAAACTTTGAAAAGCGAGCGCCATCCCAAAGACTGCGATGGGGCCGTTCGAACCTGTTCGGCAATCTGGTCAATCAG TTCCAGCAGGACGACGTTATGCAGCAAAAGACGATACGGGCACCGCAGCTCAGACTACGCTTCGGCAGAACCGATCCATCCTGGGCCATGTACAATGAACATCAGCTTACTACTGGTCAGCAAGCACAGCAGGCCAATGAGGCAAGTGAAAAACGTGCGCCAACACAGAGGCTTCGATGGGGCCGTTCCGATCCAGCACTAGCGAAAGACTCCTCGGAG GACAAAGCGCTAGATGTGGAGGAAAGTGAAAACACCAACGCTGATGACAAGTAA